The Cucumis melo cultivar AY chromosome 6, USDA_Cmelo_AY_1.0, whole genome shotgun sequence genome includes a region encoding these proteins:
- the LOC103490823 gene encoding FCS-Like Zinc finger 2, with amino-acid sequence MDSSNPTTAVTKTCFLPSSSAADDDMEPGISSHPFFSRTFRSRSSRFDDPVPLPHFLDSCFLCRKPLGNNTDIFMYRGDTPFCSEECRQEQIEIDEMKEKKWRRSSAAAMKALRNKKDQQRRRSTSPNKSSPPSDYPFCAGTVAAA; translated from the exons ATGGATTCCTCAAATCCCACCACCGCCGTAACTAAAACCTGCTTCCTTCCCTCCTCCTCCGCCGCCGACGACGACATGGAACCCGGAATCTCATCTCACCCTTTCTTCTCCAGAACCTTCCGTTCCCGATCTTCCCGTTTCGACGATCCTGTCCCTCTTCCTCATTTCTTGGACTCCTGTTTCCTTTGCCGGAAACCTCTCGGGAACAACACCGATATCTTCATGTACAG AGGGGATACTCCGTTTTGTAGTGAAGAATGTAGACAAGAACAAATAGAAATAGATGAGATGAAAGAGAAGAAATGGAGGAGGTCATCAGCTGCTGCTATGAAAGCGTTAAGGAATAAAAAAGATCAACAAAGAAGAAGATCTACTTCTCCTAATAAATCTTCTCCTCCGTCGGATTATCCTTTCTGTGCCGGCACCGTCGCCGCCGCTTAG